GAACCAGGCCCGCGCTGGCAACAATTCGAACACGCTGCAGGCCGCCGCCAAGCAGTTCGAAGCCGTGTTCACGCAGATGGTGCTCAAGAGCATGCGCGACGCCACGCCGTCCGATGGCCTGTTCGACAACGAGCAGACCAAGCTCTACATGTCGATGATGGACCAGCAGATGTCGCAGCAGCTGTCGTCGCGCGGCATCGGCCTGGCCGATGTGATGATCCGCCAGCTGGCCCGCGCCACGGGCACGCAACTGCCGGCCGGCATGAACGCCGCTGGCGGCATTACCGGCGCCAGCGCGCGCGATGCGCAGATGGCGCAACTGCTCGACAGCCGGGGCGCCACCGATGCCGATGGCCCGCCGCCGATCGGCACCACGCTGCAGGGATCGACGTGGAACCCCACCGCCGGCCTGCGCCAGTACCAGGGCCAGGCCGACTGGCAGGGCAATGGCCAGGCGCAGCTTGGCCAGCTGCCGGACGATTCGCCGGAACACATCAGCAACTTCGTCAACCGCATGGCCGAGCCGGCGATGGCGGCGTCGCGCGCCTCTGGCGTGCCGGCCAAGCTGATCGTCGGGCAGGCCGCGCTGGAATCGGGCTGGGGCCGCCGCGAGATCCGCAATCCCGATGGCTCTACCTCCTTCAACGTGTTCGGCATCAAGGCAGGCGCCAACTGGAAGGGACCGACCACCGAGATCACGACCACCGAATACATCGACGGCCAGCCGCAGAAGGTGCGCGCGAAGTTCCGCGCCTACGGGTCGTACGAGGAAGCCTGCAACGACTACGCGAAGCTGATCAGCAACAACCCGCGCTATGCCGCCGTCGCGACCGCCTCGAACGCCGAGGAAGCCGCCCACGGCCTGCAGCGCGCGGGATACGCGACCGATCCGGCCTACGGCGAGAAGCTCGTGCGGATCATGAAGAAAGTCTCGACCTGAGCCCCGGGGCGGTGATGCGCAAAGCACACACCGCCACCATGTATTCCATCCAGCGTGACCGTCCAGCGGTCGCGCTGTTTGCGCTTCTGCATTTGATTCTGCTGAGAGTGATCGCTCACAATGCGCCTATATTTCAGGGCATTGCGACGCTAAAGTCGCGCCGCATTTCGGCCGATAACCAACACATCCACCGCCGTCGGCCGTTTGCCGCTGGCTAGCCATTCGATCCGGAGTCAGACAAACATGTCTCTGTTTAATATCGGTCTGTCGGGCCTGAACGTCGCCCAGAACGGGCTTACCACGGTCGGCCACAACTTCAGCAACGCGGCCACGGCGGGCTATACGCGCCAGAACACGATCATTGCCTCGGCCGGTGGCCAGGCCACGGGTTCGGGCTTCTACGGCCAGGGCTCCAACACGATCACCGTGCAGCGCGTGTATGACGGTTTCCTGACCGGCCAGCTGCGCGGCGCCACCTCGGCCAGCTACGACCTGTCGACGTACTCGGACCAGATCCGCCAGATCGACAACCTGCTGGCCGACGAAAAAGGCGGCCTGGCCCCGCTGATGCAGAAATTCTTCGCATCGGTGCAGGCAGTGTCGGACACGCCGGCAGACCCGGCCACGCGCCAGGGCATGATCTCGTCGGCGCAGGCGCTGGCGGGCCAGATCAAGTCGTCGAGCGACTACTTCAAGCAATTGCAGAACGGCATCAACACCCAGCTGCAGTCGTCGGTCACGCAGGTGAACGACTACACCAAGCA
This region of Cupriavidus sp. EM10 genomic DNA includes:
- the flgJ gene encoding flagellar assembly peptidoglycan hydrolase FlgJ, producing MSTANALGGQADISQRFALDTQGFESLKNQARAGNNSNTLQAAAKQFEAVFTQMVLKSMRDATPSDGLFDNEQTKLYMSMMDQQMSQQLSSRGIGLADVMIRQLARATGTQLPAGMNAAGGITGASARDAQMAQLLDSRGATDADGPPPIGTTLQGSTWNPTAGLRQYQGQADWQGNGQAQLGQLPDDSPEHISNFVNRMAEPAMAASRASGVPAKLIVGQAALESGWGRREIRNPDGSTSFNVFGIKAGANWKGPTTEITTTEYIDGQPQKVRAKFRAYGSYEEACNDYAKLISNNPRYAAVATASNAEEAAHGLQRAGYATDPAYGEKLVRIMKKVST